The Pseudoalteromonas spongiae UST010723-006 genome window below encodes:
- a CDS encoding dipeptidase: MKFALLPCAALLASHAFASVSPSTDELAKYAVAEYQNAQIHTLANMVSFPTVNKKDIDTPQNPDFIGFKSLLKIKAAELGFDYQDFGHTVLIGMGEQQDKVTIVTHGDVQPADPTKWQQSPFVLDSTSEPGKLIGRGTEDDKGAISTALYAMKALKDKNITLNNRIELMVYLAEESDWEPLKRFMKTYQQPKYAITIDASYPVVVAEKGWSLIAPTFTGSSPQTGVYVSELKGGAFVSQIPEDASVVLHNADAQALNILKQNINALKDVQVTLTTKGDSVLVSVKGESAHSSEPEAGHNAIAHLAEVFKGIDLENNSDGQAIEFINQLIGLDLYGAKFGDIAYRHDFMGPMTVAPTLLKRNEEGLKLSVNLRRPVGKTEALLKSQIDTTLNNWQANNNVTLNNVEIHIGTPMLLDDAPHAEALLDIFKHFTGDEDASFVSIGGGTNAKLFDNAVSFGPSMPGKKYTGHSEHEYLTPEQMALNLKMYTAMMVKLGNM; the protein is encoded by the coding sequence TTGAAATTCGCTCTTCTTCCATGCGCCGCGTTACTGGCAAGCCATGCGTTTGCATCTGTTAGCCCATCAACCGATGAGTTGGCAAAATACGCCGTAGCAGAATACCAAAATGCGCAAATACATACGTTAGCCAATATGGTGTCGTTTCCAACCGTTAATAAGAAAGACATCGATACACCGCAAAATCCGGACTTTATTGGCTTTAAATCGCTATTAAAAATTAAAGCGGCGGAGCTTGGTTTTGATTATCAAGATTTTGGGCACACCGTATTAATTGGCATGGGTGAGCAACAAGACAAAGTAACCATAGTGACCCATGGCGATGTGCAACCGGCAGACCCAACAAAATGGCAGCAAAGCCCATTTGTACTTGATAGCACCTCAGAGCCAGGTAAATTAATTGGCCGAGGTACCGAAGACGACAAAGGCGCAATTTCAACAGCACTTTATGCCATGAAAGCGCTAAAAGATAAAAATATTACGCTAAACAATCGTATTGAACTTATGGTGTACCTTGCTGAAGAATCAGACTGGGAACCACTAAAGCGCTTTATGAAAACCTACCAGCAGCCAAAGTATGCAATAACTATTGATGCATCTTACCCTGTGGTTGTTGCCGAAAAAGGCTGGAGCTTAATTGCCCCGACATTTACAGGTTCATCACCACAAACCGGTGTTTATGTTAGCGAATTAAAAGGCGGTGCATTTGTTAGCCAAATACCTGAAGATGCCAGTGTGGTACTGCATAATGCGGATGCGCAAGCGCTTAACATACTTAAGCAAAACATAAATGCACTGAAAGATGTGCAAGTAACACTTACGACAAAAGGCGATAGCGTGCTTGTTAGTGTTAAAGGGGAATCAGCGCACTCATCTGAGCCAGAAGCAGGACACAATGCCATTGCTCACTTGGCAGAAGTGTTCAAAGGTATTGATCTAGAGAATAACAGCGATGGTCAGGCCATCGAATTTATTAATCAACTTATCGGCCTTGATTTATACGGCGCGAAATTTGGTGATATTGCCTACCGTCACGATTTTATGGGGCCAATGACTGTCGCGCCAACACTGCTAAAACGCAACGAAGAGGGTCTTAAATTATCGGTTAATTTACGTCGCCCAGTTGGCAAAACAGAGGCACTATTAAAATCACAAATTGATACCACGCTTAACAATTGGCAAGCTAACAACAATGTGACGTTAAACAATGTGGAAATTCATATTGGCACGCCAATGCTGCTTGATGATGCACCGCACGCTGAAGCGCTTTTAGACATCTTTAAGCATTTTACTGGCGATGAAGATGCAAGCTTTGTTTCGATTGGTGGAGGCACTAATGCTAAGCTATTTGATAACGCTGTGTCGTTTGGTCCATCTATGCCTGGCAAAAAATACACAGGTCATTCTGAGCACGAGTATTTAACACCAGAGCAAATGGCGCTAAACTTAAAAATGTATACCGCCATGATGGTAAAACTTGGCAATATGTAA
- a CDS encoding lipoate--protein ligase family protein, whose amino-acid sequence MSKVKAKVLRFKQISVEAVFEKENELISQLQNGNLNQALLLWQSDKPTLVLPSGNKWQKTEALESKLKKTGWQLHARKTGGAPVPQCEGVINVSYMYVLEEHIPYSIPNAYKDFCAILSSFFEQFNIKVETHTTPGSYCDGDYNLNIKSKKIVGTAQRVLLKKGGGKIVLAQACILVNANMPTLVAPVNLCYEHHQQDDRAIADVHTSLFEHTQERPDIDELFQRIFTSFINHQKHKSS is encoded by the coding sequence ATGTCAAAAGTAAAAGCCAAAGTACTTCGTTTCAAGCAAATCTCAGTTGAAGCAGTTTTTGAAAAAGAAAATGAATTAATTAGCCAACTGCAAAACGGCAATTTAAACCAAGCACTGTTACTTTGGCAAAGCGATAAGCCAACTTTGGTTTTACCGTCAGGTAATAAATGGCAAAAAACTGAAGCGCTCGAATCAAAGCTAAAGAAAACCGGTTGGCAACTACACGCCCGCAAAACTGGTGGCGCCCCTGTGCCACAATGTGAAGGGGTAATTAATGTATCTTATATGTATGTGTTAGAAGAACATATTCCCTACTCGATTCCAAACGCATACAAAGACTTTTGCGCTATTTTATCTTCTTTTTTTGAGCAGTTTAATATTAAGGTTGAAACCCACACCACCCCCGGCAGCTATTGCGATGGTGATTACAATCTTAATATTAAAAGTAAGAAAATCGTCGGCACAGCCCAGCGTGTATTACTAAAAAAAGGCGGTGGTAAAATTGTATTGGCGCAGGCCTGCATTTTAGTAAATGCAAATATGCCAACCTTAGTTGCACCTGTAAATTTATGTTACGAACATCATCAGCAAGATGACCGTGCAATAGCCGATGTGCATACCAGCTTGTTTGAACACACCCAAGAGCGACCCGATATCGACGAATTATTTCAGCGCATATTTACCAGTTTTATAAATCATCAAAAACATAAATCGAGCTGA
- a CDS encoding cobyrinate a,c-diamide synthase: MAVNSPVFCTALVISAPNSGAGKTTVTAAMARYFTNMGKTVQVFKTGPDFIDPMILEAASNRPVYQLDLWMVGESECQRMLYQAAIVADLILIEGVMGLFDGTPNTADLSDLFGIPILAVIDGSAMAQSFGALVHGLVNYQPSLNFYGVIANKIAGKGHGEMVLQSINEKALTQDYFLRNSHISLPERHLGIMQAGELQNIDVYLEQAAQQFANSHFNQLPKDVVFWPSKEGDDAKQYADFKRAKPLKGQRILVAKDNAFSFLYRANLAMLADFGAELSYISPLQDKTLPEGGALYIPGGYPELYAQQLSQNNAFKQAVKQFAKSNKPVLAECGGMLYLLDELISENTHFTMCGVLNGKDTMNKTLSSIGQQYVDLSAVYPNIAAPCEVRGHSFHYSSAEINLTALAYSQFYPRHTQAEAIYACDKILASYMHWYFPSNMAFFVTFFNGEVTRDE; the protein is encoded by the coding sequence ATGGCCGTTAATTCTCCGGTATTTTGCACTGCACTTGTAATTAGTGCGCCAAATTCGGGGGCGGGCAAAACCACAGTAACCGCCGCTATGGCACGCTATTTTACCAATATGGGCAAAACGGTTCAGGTATTTAAAACTGGGCCCGATTTTATTGATCCCATGATTTTAGAAGCGGCATCAAACCGTCCTGTATATCAATTGGATCTGTGGATGGTGGGTGAAAGTGAATGTCAGCGCATGCTTTACCAAGCAGCTATCGTTGCAGATCTTATTTTGATTGAAGGCGTAATGGGGCTGTTTGATGGCACACCAAATACTGCCGATTTAAGCGACCTATTTGGTATTCCGATTTTGGCGGTGATTGATGGCTCAGCCATGGCACAAAGTTTTGGTGCCTTGGTTCATGGCTTAGTAAATTACCAACCAAGCCTTAATTTTTACGGTGTGATAGCCAATAAGATCGCAGGTAAAGGACATGGCGAAATGGTTTTGCAATCCATAAACGAAAAGGCATTAACGCAAGACTATTTTTTACGAAATTCCCATATTAGTTTGCCTGAGCGCCACCTTGGTATTATGCAAGCAGGTGAGTTACAAAATATCGACGTGTATTTAGAACAAGCCGCACAGCAATTTGCTAACTCACACTTTAATCAACTACCCAAAGATGTGGTGTTTTGGCCCTCAAAAGAGGGAGATGATGCAAAGCAATACGCAGATTTTAAACGTGCTAAACCACTTAAAGGGCAACGTATTTTGGTTGCCAAAGACAATGCATTTTCGTTTTTGTATCGTGCCAATTTGGCTATGTTGGCAGATTTTGGCGCAGAGCTAAGCTACATTTCGCCATTACAGGATAAAACCTTGCCAGAGGGAGGTGCGCTCTATATTCCAGGTGGGTACCCTGAGCTTTATGCGCAGCAATTAAGCCAAAATAATGCGTTTAAACAAGCCGTAAAACAGTTTGCTAAAAGCAATAAACCGGTCTTAGCGGAGTGTGGCGGTATGCTCTACTTATTGGATGAATTAATAAGTGAAAACACACACTTCACTATGTGTGGCGTGTTAAACGGCAAAGACACAATGAATAAAACTCTCTCTAGCATTGGTCAACAATATGTCGATTTAAGTGCTGTTTATCCAAATATTGCTGCACCTTGTGAAGTGCGAGGGCACAGCTTTCATTATTCTAGCGCCGAAATTAACCTTACCGCTTTAGCGTATTCACAGTTTTACCCGCGTCACACGCAAGCTGAGGCAATTTATGCATGTGACAAAATACTCGCATCTTATATGCATTGGTATTTTCCTAGCAATATGGCGTTTTTTGTTACGTTTTTTAATGGAGAAGTAACACGGGATGAGTAA
- a CDS encoding cobalamin-binding protein, protein MSNFKTAKWPERIICLTEETTEALYLMGEQHRIVGISAYTVRPERAKREKPKVSAFVSARIDKIMSLEPDLVLAFSDLQADIVRDLIKQGVNVHCFNHRSIQEVLQMIRTLSALIGEPQKGEKLVNQLVDNLNTIKASAAQLTVKPKVYFEEWFDPLITGITWVSELVEIAGGIDCYNEFASESLAKNRIIKDPCDVIEKAPDIIFAAWCGRPFVPEKMLSRDGWQTIPAVINKHVYEINSSDILQPGPAALTDGINQIHRIIKNWSTQHST, encoded by the coding sequence ATGAGTAATTTCAAAACAGCAAAATGGCCTGAGCGCATAATTTGTTTAACGGAAGAAACCACAGAAGCACTTTATTTAATGGGCGAGCAACACCGTATTGTTGGCATCTCTGCTTATACTGTGCGCCCCGAAAGAGCCAAACGTGAAAAGCCTAAAGTCTCGGCGTTTGTTAGCGCTCGCATTGATAAAATTATGTCGTTAGAGCCCGATCTAGTATTGGCGTTTTCTGATCTTCAAGCTGATATTGTGCGTGATTTAATAAAGCAAGGCGTCAATGTGCACTGTTTTAATCACCGCAGTATTCAAGAGGTGTTGCAAATGATCCGAACGCTGTCGGCATTGATTGGCGAGCCACAAAAAGGCGAAAAACTAGTTAACCAATTGGTGGATAATCTAAACACGATTAAAGCAAGTGCAGCTCAGCTTACAGTAAAACCTAAGGTGTATTTTGAAGAGTGGTTTGATCCACTTATTACTGGCATTACTTGGGTCAGTGAATTGGTAGAAATCGCCGGTGGCATTGATTGTTACAATGAATTTGCCAGTGAAAGCCTTGCCAAAAATCGCATTATTAAAGACCCATGCGACGTAATCGAAAAAGCGCCAGATATTATTTTTGCAGCCTGGTGTGGTCGCCCTTTTGTGCCTGAGAAAATGTTATCGCGCGACGGCTGGCAAACCATTCCAGCAGTGATAAACAAGCATGTTTATGAAATTAATTCGAGCGATATTCTACAGCCAGGTCCGGCCGCGTTAACGGATGGCATAAATCAAATTCATCGTATTATTAAAAACTGGAGCACACAGCACTCAACTTAA
- the astB gene encoding N-succinylarginine dihydrolase: MTVYEVNFDGLVGPTHNYSGLSFGNVASKNNAKQIANPKKAALQGLEKMLAMTKLGLKQGILPPQVRPDTYTLRKLGFSGSDKDVITKAAKNAPQFLKACYSASSMWSANAATVSNSLDCDDGKVHFTPANLSNKLHRAIEAEQTSRTFKAIFNNTKYFTHHQPLPHHPLLGDEGAANHTRLANSHSKKGLSLFVYGEDALSEIKPKIYPARQTLAASEAVARAHGLSEANCLFVQQNPNVIDQGVFHNDVIAIGNENVLLYHEMAFYQCARAVDAINAKYQGDKPLHLIEVSNDYVSVEDAVSSYIFNSQLITLPNGTMAIVAPTECQNNDKVATYLATLCEASNPISKVIYFDLQQSMKNGGGPACLRLRVPLNELELSAVAPECLMDEAKYHTLTAWVEKHYRDAISEDDLADPSLLVESQTALDELSQILKLGSIYPFQMD, translated from the coding sequence ATGACAGTGTACGAAGTAAATTTTGATGGGTTGGTTGGTCCAACCCATAACTACAGCGGCTTATCGTTTGGTAACGTCGCATCTAAAAATAACGCAAAGCAAATCGCCAATCCGAAAAAAGCTGCGCTACAAGGCCTTGAAAAAATGCTGGCGATGACAAAGCTTGGCTTAAAGCAGGGTATTTTACCGCCTCAGGTTCGCCCAGATACTTACACATTACGAAAGTTGGGTTTCTCAGGTAGCGATAAAGACGTAATTACAAAAGCAGCCAAAAACGCGCCACAGTTTTTAAAAGCCTGTTATTCGGCGTCTTCAATGTGGTCGGCAAATGCGGCAACAGTATCGAACAGTTTGGATTGTGACGATGGCAAAGTGCACTTCACACCCGCCAATTTAAGTAACAAACTACACCGCGCCATAGAAGCTGAGCAAACAAGCCGTACCTTTAAAGCCATTTTTAATAATACAAAGTATTTTACCCATCATCAGCCACTTCCACATCATCCATTATTGGGCGATGAAGGAGCGGCAAATCACACCCGTTTAGCCAATTCTCATAGCAAAAAAGGACTATCGCTCTTTGTTTATGGTGAAGATGCGTTATCAGAAATCAAACCAAAGATTTACCCTGCAAGGCAAACCTTAGCTGCCAGCGAGGCCGTTGCTCGCGCACATGGTTTGAGCGAAGCAAATTGCTTATTTGTGCAGCAAAACCCAAATGTTATCGACCAAGGGGTATTTCATAATGACGTGATTGCGATTGGTAACGAAAATGTACTGCTTTACCATGAAATGGCATTTTATCAATGCGCACGCGCGGTTGATGCTATAAATGCAAAATACCAAGGTGATAAACCACTTCACTTAATTGAAGTCAGTAACGACTATGTGAGTGTTGAAGATGCAGTTTCAAGCTACATTTTTAACAGCCAGTTAATTACATTACCAAATGGCACTATGGCCATTGTGGCCCCCACTGAATGCCAAAATAACGATAAAGTGGCGACTTATCTTGCGACCCTTTGCGAGGCGAGTAATCCTATTTCTAAAGTGATCTATTTTGACTTGCAACAAAGCATGAAAAACGGTGGTGGCCCTGCGTGTTTGCGCCTTCGCGTACCACTTAATGAGTTGGAATTAAGCGCCGTTGCCCCTGAATGTTTAATGGATGAAGCGAAATACCACACCTTAACAGCCTGGGTTGAAAAGCATTATCGAGATGCGATTTCAGAAGATGATTTAGCCGACCCAAGCTTACTTGTAGAAAGCCAAACAGCCCTTGACGAACTAAGCCAAATTTTAAAGCTTGGTTCAATTTACCCATTTCAAATGGACTGA
- the ppc gene encoding phosphoenolpyruvate carboxylase produces the protein MLETISNNVRALGEVLGQTIAEDKGDGWVDKIEEVRLLGKRIVAGENHAVEDLQTIFANTTEQDLLIHARAFSQFLNLANVAEQQHTTSEQGLAELDLPHPLDSLSEKLTGIDANAFKQALKKLHIELVLTAHPTEVNRRTFIHKYNEVADELSKGEAPLSERVQEIIEQAWHTNEIRQQRPTPLDESRWGLHAITDSLWHAVPQFVRELDELSQTLIGEPLAEDIVPITMASWMAGDRDGNPFVTAKLSKQAILQARLIATELYLTDFESLYLELSMHKATDDLIEADINSIGPYRAVITQLISELKESIALLRDGKTKGAISSSEDLLTPLKACRNSLLAVGLTRVANSQVLDLIRKVQCFGISLVKLDIRQHSERHDEAIGEIVSALDLGDYATWDEARRVEFLLGEINNPRPLLPNVTWSENTQEVLDTFAMVAKQPREVLGIYIISMASKVSDVLAVNLLMKATGFSWDMPIAPLFETLDDLNNAPKVMGDLLNIEQYLTRCKKQQYVMIGYSDSAKDAGVLAATWAQYQAQEALVQVFKQFEVELKLFHGRGGTIGRGGGPAHDAIASQPPGTLDGGLRVTEQGETIRYKFGLPNLAVRSLHLYASAILESLIHPKPVPPATWRELMNNMASLSCEIYRGYIREEPNFVRYFRQATPEQELSSLPLGSRPSKRRSDGGIESLRAIPWIFAWSQNRLVLPSWLGLGQAIKAFYQENAALMNEMLENWPYFKARISLTEMVYLKSDPELSALYDAALVEPELQGLGEQLRSQLQQDEQAVLTLLNQAHTLESDPWNLSSFRLRQPYLVPLHLLQIEALKRLRNKPEHPESEQVLMVTMAGIATGMRNTG, from the coding sequence ATGTTAGAAACCATATCAAATAATGTGCGTGCTTTAGGTGAAGTACTTGGCCAAACAATTGCCGAAGACAAAGGCGATGGTTGGGTTGATAAAATTGAAGAGGTACGCCTTTTAGGTAAGCGCATTGTGGCAGGTGAAAACCATGCCGTTGAAGACCTACAAACAATTTTTGCAAATACTACCGAGCAAGATTTATTAATTCATGCCCGCGCATTTAGCCAGTTTTTAAACCTTGCTAATGTGGCAGAGCAACAACACACCACCAGTGAGCAAGGCTTAGCAGAGCTTGATTTGCCGCACCCGCTTGATTCACTGTCAGAAAAATTAACCGGTATTGATGCAAACGCGTTTAAACAAGCGCTTAAAAAACTACATATCGAGTTGGTGCTAACTGCGCACCCAACCGAAGTTAACCGCCGCACCTTTATTCATAAATACAACGAAGTGGCCGATGAACTCAGTAAAGGTGAAGCACCACTGAGCGAACGTGTGCAAGAAATCATTGAACAAGCATGGCATACCAATGAAATTAGGCAGCAGCGCCCCACACCGCTTGATGAATCGCGTTGGGGCTTACATGCCATTACCGATAGTTTATGGCATGCGGTACCACAATTTGTACGCGAATTAGATGAGCTTTCACAAACCCTGATTGGCGAGCCGCTGGCTGAAGATATTGTGCCTATTACCATGGCCAGCTGGATGGCAGGCGACAGAGACGGTAACCCGTTTGTTACCGCCAAACTCAGTAAACAAGCCATTTTACAAGCGCGATTAATTGCCACAGAGCTCTACTTAACTGACTTTGAATCACTTTATTTAGAATTATCGATGCACAAAGCAACCGATGATTTAATTGAAGCGGATATTAATAGTATTGGCCCATATCGCGCGGTGATCACACAGTTAATTAGCGAACTTAAAGAATCAATCGCTCTATTGCGTGATGGCAAAACTAAAGGTGCAATTTCATCTTCAGAAGATTTACTTACACCATTAAAAGCATGCCGCAACAGCTTATTAGCAGTCGGTCTTACCCGCGTTGCTAATTCACAAGTGCTCGACTTAATTCGCAAGGTGCAATGTTTCGGTATTTCACTGGTAAAACTGGACATTCGCCAGCACAGTGAACGCCACGATGAAGCCATTGGCGAGATTGTTAGCGCGCTCGATTTAGGCGATTACGCCACTTGGGATGAAGCCCGCCGTGTTGAGTTCTTACTCGGCGAAATAAATAACCCACGCCCGTTATTACCGAATGTCACTTGGAGTGAAAACACCCAAGAAGTGCTCGATACCTTTGCTATGGTGGCTAAGCAACCGCGCGAAGTGCTGGGTATTTATATTATCTCAATGGCGAGTAAAGTAAGCGATGTACTAGCGGTAAACCTGTTGATGAAAGCGACAGGGTTTAGTTGGGATATGCCCATTGCACCGCTCTTTGAAACATTGGATGATTTAAACAACGCGCCAAAAGTCATGGGCGACTTGCTAAACATAGAGCAATATTTAACGCGCTGTAAAAAGCAGCAATATGTAATGATAGGCTACAGTGATTCGGCAAAAGATGCCGGTGTGTTAGCGGCCACATGGGCGCAATACCAAGCGCAAGAAGCTCTAGTGCAAGTATTTAAACAATTTGAGGTCGAGCTAAAATTATTCCACGGCCGTGGCGGTACCATTGGTCGCGGGGGCGGTCCTGCACACGATGCGATTGCATCACAACCGCCGGGCACACTCGATGGTGGCTTACGTGTCACCGAACAAGGTGAAACCATTCGCTACAAGTTTGGCTTGCCAAACCTTGCTGTGCGCAGTTTACACTTGTATGCCAGTGCAATTTTAGAAAGCTTAATTCACCCAAAACCTGTGCCACCCGCAACATGGCGAGAGCTTATGAACAACATGGCATCGCTTAGTTGTGAAATTTACCGCGGTTATATCCGCGAAGAACCAAATTTTGTGCGCTATTTCCGTCAAGCAACGCCAGAGCAAGAGTTATCATCGTTGCCACTTGGCTCACGCCCAAGCAAGCGCCGCTCAGATGGTGGCATTGAATCACTGCGCGCTATTCCATGGATATTTGCGTGGAGCCAAAACCGTTTAGTTTTACCAAGTTGGTTGGGCCTAGGCCAGGCGATTAAAGCATTTTATCAAGAAAATGCCGCGCTGATGAACGAAATGCTGGAAAACTGGCCGTACTTTAAAGCCCGTATTTCATTGACTGAAATGGTGTATTTAAAGTCCGATCCAGAGCTATCAGCACTTTATGACGCAGCCCTTGTTGAACCTGAGCTACAAGGTTTAGGAGAACAACTGCGCAGCCAATTACAGCAAGATGAGCAAGCAGTACTGACTTTGCTTAACCAAGCTCACACGCTCGAGAGTGACCCTTGGAACTTAAGCTCATTTAGATTGCGTCAGCCTTATTTAGTACCTCTGCATTTACTGCAAATTGAGGCGTTAAAACGCTTACGCAATAAGCCTGAGCACCCTGAAAGCGAGCAAGTGCTTATGGTCACCATGGCAGGTATTGCTACGGGAATGCGAAATACAGGGTAA
- a CDS encoding LysR family transcriptional regulator: MRLPSVRQLQLLKALEQHKSISLVAQQLHVSQPSVSIQLKQLSETVDMPVYRQHGKTIVLTDAGKALLTCANEVFTSFHNLSVSIDELKSVTSGSLNLCVVSTAKYFLPLILGAFCKKHPKVDINLKIGNRQEVKERIEANEDDFYFFSQCPERPEIIKTPLLDNELVVIAPARHELHLQQEVSLNRLSHYPFIMREKGSGTRNLIEQFCKEQQLTLNEKMTIESNEAIKYAVASGLGLSILSRHALDYGEVPGLVKLDVKGFPIRSTWFLAKRQDRKQSLLASAFEAFMKEQGVAILERSQVSAKSALSS, encoded by the coding sequence ATGCGGCTACCCTCAGTTAGGCAGTTACAGCTTTTAAAAGCGCTCGAGCAACACAAAAGTATTTCTTTGGTGGCGCAGCAGTTACATGTATCGCAGCCCTCGGTATCGATTCAGTTAAAGCAATTAAGCGAAACGGTGGATATGCCGGTGTATCGCCAGCATGGCAAAACCATTGTGCTTACCGATGCAGGAAAAGCGCTACTAACATGCGCCAATGAGGTATTTACTAGCTTTCATAATTTGTCGGTATCGATTGATGAGCTTAAAAGCGTGACATCGGGCTCGCTTAATTTATGTGTAGTTTCAACTGCTAAGTATTTCTTGCCATTGATTTTAGGGGCGTTTTGTAAAAAACACCCAAAAGTCGATATCAATTTAAAAATAGGTAACCGCCAAGAAGTAAAAGAGCGCATAGAAGCCAACGAAGATGATTTTTACTTTTTTAGTCAGTGCCCTGAGCGCCCCGAAATTATTAAAACACCGTTACTCGATAACGAACTGGTGGTAATTGCTCCGGCAAGGCATGAATTGCATTTACAACAAGAAGTCAGCCTAAACCGTTTATCGCATTACCCATTTATAATGCGTGAAAAAGGTTCGGGTACGCGTAATTTAATTGAGCAATTTTGCAAAGAGCAACAATTAACCTTGAATGAAAAAATGACCATCGAAAGTAACGAAGCGATAAAATACGCTGTTGCCTCAGGTTTAGGCTTATCTATTTTAAGCCGTCATGCGCTCGATTATGGCGAAGTGCCGGGATTGGTAAAATTAGATGTAAAAGGGTTTCCTATTCGTAGTACGTGGTTTTTAGCTAAACGCCAAGACAGAAAGCAAAGTTTGCTTGCTAGTGCGTTTGAAGCCTTTATGAAAGAGCAAGGTGTGGCCATTTTAGAGCGCTCGCAAGTGAGTGCTAAAAGTGCATTATCAAGCTAG
- the rimJ gene encoding ribosomal protein S5-alanine N-acetyltransferase, with protein sequence MILKTKRTLIDVPNSDDTESLLSFITENKAHLAPWEPTRDKHYYTKVNVQNLTNGYQTHLNNQSAYHFAAFDFERREIMAMCNFTNVVRGPFQACYLGYCVAEKYQGQGIMTEVVEAGLDYVFNELKLHRVMANYMPHNTKSAQLLTRLGFEKEGLAKRYLKISGTWQDHVLTAKINPHFIDD encoded by the coding sequence ATGATACTCAAAACCAAACGTACACTGATTGACGTGCCAAACAGTGATGATACTGAATCACTGCTCTCGTTTATTACCGAGAACAAAGCACACTTAGCACCGTGGGAGCCAACGCGCGATAAGCACTATTACACTAAAGTGAATGTGCAGAATCTAACTAATGGTTATCAAACGCACCTTAATAATCAAAGTGCGTATCATTTTGCCGCTTTTGATTTTGAGCGCCGCGAAATAATGGCAATGTGTAATTTTACTAATGTGGTGCGTGGGCCATTTCAAGCGTGCTATCTAGGTTATTGTGTTGCTGAAAAATATCAAGGGCAGGGCATTATGACTGAGGTAGTAGAGGCTGGGCTCGATTATGTCTTTAACGAGTTAAAGTTGCACCGTGTGATGGCAAACTATATGCCACATAATACAAAAAGTGCCCAGTTATTAACGCGTTTAGGTTTTGAAAAAGAAGGGCTGGCTAAACGCTATCTAAAAATAAGCGGCACATGGCAAGATCACGTTCTGACCGCCAAAATTAATCCTCACTTTATTGATGACTAA
- a CDS encoding YbhB/YbcL family Raf kinase inhibitor-like protein, which produces MLKQIIGGTLLLSAAQLWANTFTLTSNDIANGEMLSTKHVFNGFGCEGENISPHLAWSGAPKETKAFAVFAYDPDAPTGSGWWHWQVTDLPANTSELAAGAGNSSSSKLPEGAVQINNDFGVNGFGGACPPKGHGIHRYQFTVFALAKPLGLKENTKSAVAGYMVNANTLAKATIEAVYKRD; this is translated from the coding sequence ATGTTGAAACAAATTATAGGCGGTACTTTATTGTTATCAGCCGCGCAACTTTGGGCTAACACCTTTACACTTACCAGTAATGATATTGCGAACGGTGAAATGCTTTCAACTAAGCATGTTTTTAATGGCTTTGGTTGTGAAGGGGAAAATATCTCGCCGCATTTAGCGTGGAGCGGTGCACCTAAAGAAACCAAAGCGTTTGCTGTTTTTGCCTATGATCCTGATGCGCCAACTGGCAGCGGCTGGTGGCATTGGCAGGTTACAGATCTACCCGCGAACACTTCTGAACTAGCTGCTGGTGCGGGCAATAGTTCAAGTTCAAAACTGCCAGAAGGTGCAGTACAAATTAATAACGATTTTGGGGTAAATGGCTTTGGTGGCGCGTGTCCACCAAAAGGGCATGGTATTCATCGTTATCAATTTACGGTGTTTGCGTTAGCAAAGCCGCTTGGTTTAAAAGAAAATACCAAAAGCGCGGTGGCAGGGTATATGGTGAATGCCAATACATTGGCAAAAGCAACGATTGAGGCGGTGTATAAACGCGATTAA